In one window of Paraflavitalea soli DNA:
- a CDS encoding NAD kinase, producing MKVAIYSRVIDYDQKGEVQQLFDELGKENMELVIYEPFYETIRSSFRFPDKISIFKDSNDLTSAIDFLISLGGDGTLLDTVTLVRHKNIPVLGINFGRLGFLASIGRTELSTAVQSLVKRTIVIDKRSLIHLDANRPLFGDVPYGLNEFAIHKTDTSPMIKIHTYLNGEFLNTYWADGVIVATPTGSTGYSLSCNGPVVFPESASFVITPVAPHNLNVRPIVVGDDNIISFEVEGRADHFICALDSRKEIVDKKVQLAVQREAFTLSLVRLNENNFLQTLRTKLSWGLDTRN from the coding sequence ATGAAAGTAGCCATCTATAGCCGGGTAATCGATTATGATCAGAAAGGAGAAGTCCAACAGTTGTTCGATGAACTGGGCAAAGAAAATATGGAGCTTGTTATTTACGAGCCTTTTTATGAAACCATCCGGTCATCGTTTAGATTTCCCGATAAGATCTCCATATTCAAGGATTCCAACGATCTTACTTCTGCCATCGACTTTCTCATAAGTCTTGGCGGAGATGGGACGTTGCTGGATACGGTAACCCTGGTACGCCATAAGAACATTCCGGTACTGGGCATCAATTTTGGCCGCCTGGGTTTCCTGGCAAGTATTGGGCGGACCGAGCTTTCCACGGCAGTACAATCTCTTGTAAAGCGTACCATTGTCATTGATAAGCGGTCGCTGATACACCTGGATGCCAATAGGCCCCTTTTTGGGGATGTACCTTATGGACTCAATGAATTTGCGATCCATAAGACAGATACCTCTCCGATGATCAAGATCCATACCTACCTAAACGGGGAGTTTCTGAATACTTATTGGGCTGATGGAGTGATTGTAGCCACGCCTACAGGGTCCACGGGGTACTCATTGAGCTGTAACGGGCCGGTCGTATTTCCGGAATCGGCGAGTTTTGTGATCACCCCGGTGGCGCCTCACAACCTAAATGTGCGCCCTATTGTGGTAGGAGATGACAATATTATATCATTTGAAGTGGAGGGCCGGGCCGACCATTTTATTTGTGCGCTCGATTCCCGGAAAGAGATTGTAGACAAAAAAGTGCAGTTGGCTGTTCAGCGTGAAGCCTTTACGTTGAGCCTGGTACGGTTAAATGAAAACAATTTCCTGCAAACCCTGCGCACCAAGCTTTCCTGGGGCCTCGATACGAGGAATTAA
- a CDS encoding POTRA domain-containing protein, whose translation MRIPKKYYSVIVILLLGNTLLKAQPLATDTQVVVIQPPAVQEPRSTPFVVGIIYIEGNKRTKSYMIQRELPFKPGDSIYLPDLVKGFEISRQQLFNTGLFNEVVVALKSFRGYEVDILIQVKERWYFFPIPYLKPVDRNLSEWARQGYGVDRLNYGLKFTQYNFTGRNDKLRFYLITGYTKQIQFQYEQPYADKTLKHGYGVGFSYSFNKEINYATINNMQMFTDSLTDGIRRWEGKIEYTYRPGLRTFHAVRLAVVKQQVDSQLMGLNPKYFKANSSSVVYPELSYTIKYVNVDYVHFPLTGWVVEAGISKRGINKEMDMWQLNGKFTKGWQIAKKTFYSLAGNGVLRVPFDQPYINHRMFGYGDMFLRGLEKYVIDGVAAGMLRNTLRRELFRFTVKTHLKSRSHDRIPFRIYARTFGDMGYAYNKNFTSNSLTNRMLYTGGMGVDIVTFYDLIIRLDYSFNQLGQSGLFLHLKNDF comes from the coding sequence ATGCGGATACCAAAGAAATATTATTCTGTAATAGTAATCCTGTTGCTGGGAAATACACTTCTCAAAGCGCAGCCATTGGCAACCGATACCCAGGTAGTGGTTATCCAGCCGCCTGCCGTGCAGGAACCCCGCTCTACCCCATTTGTGGTAGGCATTATTTATATAGAAGGAAATAAGCGCACCAAATCCTACATGATACAAAGGGAATTGCCGTTTAAGCCCGGCGATTCCATTTATCTTCCAGACCTGGTAAAGGGATTTGAAATTTCACGTCAGCAACTGTTCAATACCGGCTTGTTTAATGAGGTAGTGGTGGCGCTTAAATCGTTCCGTGGTTATGAGGTCGACATCCTTATCCAGGTAAAAGAACGCTGGTATTTCTTCCCCATTCCTTACCTGAAACCGGTAGACCGTAATCTTTCTGAATGGGCACGTCAGGGCTATGGCGTTGATCGTCTTAATTATGGTCTCAAGTTCACCCAATATAATTTTACCGGTCGGAACGATAAACTGCGGTTCTATCTGATTACCGGTTATACAAAGCAGATACAGTTTCAATATGAACAGCCTTATGCTGATAAAACATTGAAACATGGTTATGGTGTTGGATTCTCCTACTCTTTCAACAAGGAGATCAATTATGCTACCATCAATAATATGCAGATGTTTACTGATTCTCTTACCGATGGTATCAGGCGTTGGGAAGGAAAGATTGAATATACCTACCGGCCAGGTTTGCGTACTTTTCATGCGGTGAGACTGGCTGTGGTAAAACAGCAGGTAGATAGCCAGTTGATGGGACTCAATCCAAAGTACTTCAAGGCCAATAGTAGTTCTGTTGTCTATCCTGAATTGTCATACACCATCAAATATGTGAATGTTGATTATGTGCATTTCCCCTTGACCGGCTGGGTGGTAGAAGCTGGTATATCAAAGCGGGGTATCAATAAAGAGATGGATATGTGGCAGCTGAATGGAAAATTTACCAAAGGCTGGCAGATTGCCAAAAAAACATTCTATTCTTTAGCGGGCAATGGGGTGCTCAGGGTGCCTTTCGATCAGCCTTATATCAATCACCGGATGTTTGGTTATGGCGATATGTTCCTGCGCGGCCTGGAAAAATATGTAATAGATGGGGTGGCTGCAGGTATGCTTCGCAATACCCTACGGCGTGAACTATTCCGCTTCACGGTGAAAACCCATCTCAAATCACGTTCACACGACCGGATCCCGTTTCGCATTTACGCCCGTACTTTTGGAGATATGGGTTATGCATATAATAAAAACTTCACCAGTAACTCCCTCACCAATCGTATGTTATATACCGGTGGAATGGGCGTGGATATTGTTACTTTCTATGATCTTATTATCCGCTTAGACTATAGCTTTAATCAATTAGGCCAAAGTGGCTTATTTTTGCACCTCAAGAATGATTTCTGA
- a CDS encoding CBS domain-containing protein, with translation MLNKELISATIPTLNLKDSVFQALELMSEFHVMQLAVVADDKYLGFVSEDDLMNVDENLTLQSLEAHFSKAAVRANTHFMEAVQVVNDHNLSIIPVVEPENVFAGVITAADLLKQLGKTTGANEPGGIIVLEMEQRSFSFSEISKLVETNDAQITQLNTNWDTSTGSFIVTLKINKFEISDIIATFQRYEYQIKYYFGEELYENELRSNYDHLMNYLSI, from the coding sequence GTGCTAAACAAAGAACTCATATCTGCGACTATACCTACACTGAATCTTAAAGACTCAGTATTCCAGGCTCTTGAGCTGATGTCGGAGTTTCATGTAATGCAACTGGCTGTAGTAGCCGATGACAAATACCTGGGATTTGTATCGGAAGACGATCTGATGAATGTGGATGAAAATCTTACCCTCCAGTCTTTGGAAGCTCATTTTTCCAAAGCCGCCGTTCGTGCCAATACCCATTTCATGGAGGCCGTTCAGGTAGTTAATGATCATAACCTTTCCATTATTCCCGTTGTGGAGCCGGAAAATGTGTTTGCCGGTGTTATTACCGCTGCCGACCTGTTGAAACAACTGGGCAAGACTACCGGCGCAAATGAACCAGGGGGCATCATCGTACTGGAAATGGAACAACGTAGTTTCTCCTTCTCTGAGATCAGCAAACTGGTCGAAACCAACGATGCCCAAATCACCCAGCTCAATACCAATTGGGACACAAGTACCGGTTCTTTCATAGTGACCCTCAAAATCAATAAGTTCGAGATCTCCGACATTATAGCCACATTTCAGCGTTACGAATACCAGATTAAATACTACTTTGGCGAAGAGCTGTACGAGAACGAATTACGCAGTAATTATGACCATTTGATGAATTACCTCAGCATTTAA
- a CDS encoding alpha/beta fold hydrolase has protein sequence MNYEIKQVDKFKFIEEGEGEPLILLHGLFGALGNFNSLIEYFKHHYKVVVPMLPLLDLDLLHTSVGGLQKYVHRFLEFRDYKNAHLLGNSLGGHVGILYVLKHPERIKSLILTGSSGLFENGMGDTYPKRGDYEYIKKKAEVTFYDPQIATKEIVDEVYETVNNRLKAIKVIALAKSAIRNNLGEELNQIKQPTLLIWGNNDAVTPPFVAREFQKLIPNSELHFIDKCGHAPMMEVPEEFNRILHKFLTKLNEPAAVA, from the coding sequence ATGAATTACGAGATCAAACAAGTGGATAAGTTCAAATTTATTGAAGAAGGTGAGGGTGAACCGTTGATTTTGTTGCACGGTTTGTTCGGCGCATTGGGCAACTTCAATAGTTTGATTGAATATTTTAAACATCATTACAAAGTAGTGGTGCCTATGCTCCCTTTGCTTGACCTTGACCTGCTGCATACCTCCGTTGGCGGCTTACAAAAGTATGTTCACCGTTTCCTGGAGTTCAGAGACTATAAAAATGCGCACCTCCTGGGCAATTCATTGGGTGGCCATGTTGGCATTCTATATGTGTTAAAGCACCCCGAAAGGATTAAATCCCTCATACTTACCGGTAGTTCTGGATTATTTGAGAACGGAATGGGTGATACTTACCCCAAAAGAGGGGATTATGAATATATTAAAAAGAAAGCTGAAGTAACTTTTTACGACCCTCAGATCGCTACCAAGGAAATCGTGGATGAGGTATACGAAACAGTTAATAACCGTCTCAAAGCCATTAAGGTTATCGCCCTGGCCAAAAGCGCTATCCGGAATAATCTTGGTGAAGAACTCAATCAAATCAAGCAACCTACGTTATTAATATGGGGAAACAATGATGCCGTGACCCCGCCGTTCGTGGCACGTGAGTTTCAAAAATTGATCCCAAACAGCGAGTTGCACTTTATTGACAAGTGCGGACATGCGCCGATGATGGAAGTTCCCGAGGAATTTAACCGGATACTTCATAAATTTTTGACAAAATTAAATGAGCCCGCAGCGGTAGCCTGA
- a CDS encoding CvpA family protein → MIIDIIFGILLLLAVIKGWRRGLIIAVFSVIAIIVGIAAAMKLSTVVATWLRDSTSVSVQWLPFLSFAIVLIGVILLIRWGANLIEASLEVTLMGWVNRLGGMLLYIIVYTLAFSVLLFYATQLKLLNENAIAQSVTYSKIQPLGPMVINTLGRLVPWFKDMFTELEGFFAHIAQQAGQ, encoded by the coding sequence ATGATCATTGATATAATTTTTGGGATATTGCTATTGCTGGCTGTTATCAAAGGATGGCGGCGGGGGCTTATCATTGCAGTATTTTCAGTCATTGCCATCATTGTAGGCATCGCCGCCGCCATGAAATTGTCGACGGTGGTAGCCACCTGGCTCAGGGACTCTACCTCTGTATCGGTTCAATGGCTGCCTTTTCTTTCCTTTGCTATTGTTTTGATAGGGGTTATATTATTGATCCGGTGGGGGGCTAACCTGATTGAGGCATCATTAGAAGTAACTTTGATGGGATGGGTGAACCGCTTAGGCGGTATGTTGTTGTATATAATAGTATACACGTTGGCATTTAGCGTTTTGTTGTTTTATGCTACACAACTGAAGTTATTGAATGAGAACGCCATTGCCCAATCGGTTACTTATTCCAAAATACAGCCACTGGGCCCTATGGTTATAAATACTTTGGGCAGGCTTGTTCCCTGGTTTAAAGATATGTTCACAGAATTGGAAGGCTTTTTTGCCCATATTGCACAGCAGGCCGGACAATAA
- a CDS encoding GatB/YqeY domain-containing protein: protein MALEQLITADLKTAMLAKDEKALRSLRAIKAAILLAKTSEGAGGELKEEDEIKLLQKLVKQRRDSLEIFQQQNRADLAQKEQEEIEVIEKFLPKQLGPEELKSLVAKIIAEVGATSPADMGKVMGAATKQLAGKADGKAISAAVKELLAK, encoded by the coding sequence ATGGCATTAGAACAACTAATCACGGCAGATCTTAAGACTGCTATGCTTGCCAAAGATGAAAAGGCCCTTCGTAGCCTCCGGGCTATCAAAGCCGCTATTCTGCTGGCTAAGACATCCGAAGGTGCCGGTGGCGAATTGAAGGAAGAAGACGAGATCAAATTGCTGCAAAAACTGGTGAAGCAACGCCGCGATTCTCTGGAAATATTTCAGCAACAAAACCGGGCCGACCTGGCACAAAAAGAGCAGGAGGAAATTGAGGTTATAGAAAAATTCCTGCCCAAACAATTAGGCCCCGAAGAATTGAAGTCACTGGTGGCAAAAATTATTGCAGAAGTGGGCGCTACTTCCCCGGCTGATATGGGTAAAGTAATGGGGGCTGCTACCAAACAACTGGCCGGAAAAGCCGATGGTAAAGCCATCAGCGCTGCCGTAAAGGAATTGTTGGCAAAATAA
- the gldC gene encoding gliding motility protein GldC produces MKKSTITIDVALDEKNVPEQITWSATASTADSARPAKALMLSFWDGADKSALRMDLWTKEMMVDEMADFYYQTLMTMADSFERSTHQQELVNDIKTFAKNFYSKFQDIQLKENKA; encoded by the coding sequence ATGAAGAAATCCACTATAACTATCGATGTGGCGTTGGATGAGAAGAATGTACCTGAACAAATCACCTGGAGCGCCACAGCCAGTACCGCGGATAGTGCCCGCCCGGCCAAAGCCCTCATGCTGTCTTTTTGGGATGGGGCCGATAAATCTGCCCTCCGCATGGACCTCTGGACAAAAGAAATGATGGTGGATGAAATGGCCGACTTTTACTACCAGACCCTGATGACGATGGCCGATTCTTTTGAACGTTCTACGCACCAACAGGAATTGGTGAATGATATAAAGACCTTCGCCAAAAACTTTTACTCCAAATTCCAGGATATCCAATTAAAGGAAAATAAGGCTTAA
- a CDS encoding DUF4290 domain-containing protein, with the protein MFNTLGEMEYNTARNHLIYREYGRHIQKMIEYLVSLDDREARQRNAYAVIELMGFLNPHLKNVEDFRHKLWDHLFLIADFNLDVESPYPIPTRETLKARPKPLPYPKRYPKFSHLGKNLELVINKALKEENPDKRQGFANAVAYYMKLAYNNWHKETVHDDAIQSELTNLTDGQLTFTNTPYVRQHRPNEGRDRDGRGGGGYGDYRNKRNQKFQHQGRGGGGGGRNDNRNDRNDRNDRGGNNNNNKFKKRYK; encoded by the coding sequence ATGTTTAATACTTTAGGGGAAATGGAGTACAATACTGCCAGAAACCATCTGATCTACCGGGAATATGGTCGCCATATTCAGAAGATGATTGAATACCTTGTGAGCCTGGATGACCGGGAAGCCCGCCAGCGCAATGCTTATGCGGTGATTGAGCTGATGGGGTTCCTAAACCCACACCTGAAAAACGTAGAGGATTTTCGTCATAAGTTATGGGATCACTTGTTCCTGATCGCAGATTTTAACCTGGATGTGGAATCGCCGTATCCTATACCTACGCGGGAAACACTGAAAGCGAGGCCCAAGCCGCTTCCCTATCCCAAGCGCTATCCAAAGTTCAGCCACCTGGGTAAAAACCTGGAGTTGGTGATCAATAAGGCACTGAAGGAAGAGAATCCTGATAAACGTCAGGGATTTGCCAATGCAGTAGCCTATTACATGAAACTGGCTTACAACAACTGGCACAAAGAAACCGTGCACGATGATGCCATTCAAAGTGAGCTCACCAATCTTACCGATGGCCAGTTGACCTTTACCAATACTCCTTATGTCCGTCAACATCGCCCCAATGAAGGACGCGACCGTGATGGCAGAGGTGGTGGTGGTTATGGAGACTACCGCAATAAGCGCAACCAGAAGTTCCAACACCAGGGACGTGGCGGCGGCGGCGGTGGCCGTAACGACAACAGGAATGACCGCAACGACCGGAATGACCGTGGCGGCAATAACAACAACAACAAGTTTAAGAAACGGTATAAGTAA
- the murA gene encoding UDP-N-acetylglucosamine 1-carboxyvinyltransferase — MLSFEVNGGKKLQGEIIPQGAKNEALQIISAVLLTPEKVTITNIPDILDVNLLIELLGEMNVKVDRPQRDTCIFQADNVNIDYLRSEDYRKKSGRLRGSVMLAGPLLARFRKAFIPKPGGDKIGRRRLDTHIIGFEKLGATFNYESGDGFFHLEAQNLKGTYMLLDEPSVTGTANIVMAAVMAKGTTTIYNAACEPYLQQLCKMLTRMGARISGIGSNLLVIEGVGYLGGTEHRMLPDMIEIGSFIGLAAMTQSDITIKNVSLENLGVIPEKFKQLGIQMDFIGDDIHVPAQEMYEIQTFLDGSVLTVYDHPWPGFTPDLISIVLVTATQAKGSVLIHQKMFESRLFFVDKLIDMGARIILCDPHRAAVIGLGREQNLRGITMSSPDIRAGVSLLIAALSADGRSTIQNIEQIDRGYQHIDERLRKLGADIRRIS; from the coding sequence ATGCTTTCCTTTGAAGTCAACGGCGGTAAAAAACTACAGGGCGAGATCATTCCACAGGGCGCCAAAAATGAAGCGCTTCAAATTATCAGCGCTGTACTGCTCACACCAGAAAAAGTAACGATCACCAATATTCCTGATATCCTGGATGTAAACCTGCTGATCGAGCTGTTGGGAGAAATGAATGTGAAAGTTGACCGGCCACAGCGGGACACCTGCATTTTCCAGGCCGATAATGTTAACATTGACTACCTGCGCAGTGAGGACTACCGTAAAAAAAGCGGTCGCCTGCGTGGTTCGGTGATGTTGGCCGGCCCTTTGTTGGCCCGGTTCCGCAAGGCTTTTATCCCGAAGCCGGGAGGCGATAAAATTGGCCGTCGCAGACTGGATACGCATATCATAGGTTTTGAGAAACTGGGCGCCACTTTCAATTATGAATCAGGCGATGGCTTTTTTCACCTGGAAGCGCAGAACCTCAAAGGGACCTACATGTTACTGGATGAACCTTCGGTAACGGGTACTGCCAATATTGTTATGGCGGCTGTAATGGCCAAGGGTACTACTACCATTTACAACGCAGCCTGCGAACCTTACCTGCAGCAATTGTGTAAAATGCTTACCCGCATGGGGGCCAGGATCAGTGGAATAGGCAGCAACCTGCTGGTTATTGAAGGGGTTGGCTATTTAGGAGGCACTGAACACCGCATGTTGCCGGATATGATCGAGATCGGCTCTTTTATAGGGCTGGCTGCCATGACGCAAAGCGATATCACCATTAAGAATGTAAGCCTGGAGAACCTGGGTGTGATTCCCGAAAAGTTCAAACAACTGGGTATCCAAATGGACTTTATTGGAGATGATATTCATGTACCCGCCCAGGAGATGTATGAAATACAAACCTTCCTGGATGGCTCGGTACTTACGGTATATGATCATCCCTGGCCGGGTTTTACACCCGACCTGATCAGCATTGTACTGGTAACAGCCACGCAGGCTAAAGGCAGTGTACTCATTCACCAAAAGATGTTTGAAAGCCGCTTGTTCTTTGTTGACAAACTCATTGACATGGGCGCGCGCATCATCCTCTGCGATCCTCACCGCGCAGCAGTAATAGGGCTTGGCCGTGAGCAAAACCTCCGGGGCATAACCATGAGCAGCCCCGATATCCGTGCCGGGGTATCTCTATTGATTGCTGCCTTGAGCGCAGACGGCCGCAGCACCATTCAGAATATTGAACAGATAGACCGGGGTTACCAGCATATTGATGAACGCCTGAGAAAGCTGGGGGCGGATATCAGACGGATCTCTTAA